ATGCGAACGTGCTGGAGAAGGAAGCGCTCTTCAAGGAGAGCACCAACGCTTCAGGCACCGCACACCCGGCCATTCTCAGCTTGCTGCCGCCCGGCAAAGACGGCCAGGACCTTCCGCGCATCGTCCATCATGAAGATCGCGAACTGTGGGCCGTCGACTTTGCCGGCAAAGCGGCGAACGCCAAGCAGATCGTGGTTGAGTTGGTGGTCGTGGGGCATTCAGGCGAATAGGCTGGGCCGCGGTAGGGTAAGGCTATGGGCGATGGAGATGTGAGACGAGCGACGTTTTGTCGTGCTCTGCGGTGGTTGATCGTGCTCGCCGTCACCACGCAGGCGCCGCGTTGCTTGGCGGAATCGTCGGCGCCGGACAAGAAATACAGCACCGAATCGCTCCGCGGCAAGGTCGTCTGGCTGGCGGACGCCCTGAAAGAGCGATTCGACATCAAGACCGACGATGATGCGGCCCACGCGGTCGTGGCACTCGAAACGGCCGAGGGGCGTCTTCACCCGATTGTGAAAGACGCCCGTGGCCGGTGCTTTTACACCGACCAGCGCCTGCGCGATATCAAGATCGAATTGCTGGTCCGCCGCTACGAAGGCTCGCCGATGGTGCAGGTCGTGCGGGTCTATAGGCTCAAGCCCGACGGCAAGTACGAACTCGACTATTGGTGCGACGTCTGCTCGATCGCCATGTATGAACTGAAGCAGTGCGAATGTTGCCAGGGCCCGATCCGCCTGCGCGAGCGGTTGGTGGAAAAACGGGCAGACCGCGGCGCGAGGGACGCAAAGCCGTAGAAATCCTCAAACCGGTGCGATCGGTCGCGCCGCAGTTGCGCAAGCGACCCACCGGCACGCTGACGCGTGCCGCTCGCCAGACGCTAGCAAGGTCGCTACTCGCCCATCCACGGCTCGCTGGCGGGAACGCCTTCCATGCTCCCGCCGAACGTCGGCGCGGGTGCGGGGCTGGGCGACGCGGGCATCGGTTCGGGCGGTGCGACACTCGGCGCGGGCGCCGCCGCGGGCGGCTTGCGCATGGCAGGCTTGCGGGCCGGGGCTTTCTTGACCTTTTTGACCGGGGCTTTTGCAGCCTTTTTGGCCGGCGCCGTCTTGCGGGCCGCTTTTTTCGCGGCCTTCTTGACCGTTTTCTTGGCTTTCTTGGCCGCTTTCTTCGTCCCCTTTTTGCCAGCCGCCTTTTTGGGTGCCTTGACGGCCCTCTTGGCCGCCTTTTTCTTCGCCTTCGCCATTGAGTTTTCTCCACAAGATGTGTGCGCCCCGCAATAAGCTGAGTGGCAGTCTAACGACGAAGCTGCCGGCATGCAACTTTTTTGCGAATTTCTCGGCGAGCGCAGGCGGCCACGTCGTTGCCGCGCCGCAGCCACAGGAAAAGCGAAGGCCGCCGGGTTACAAGAATCCGCCTTGACAGGCGGCGGAAATTCGCGACAATCCCGCCCGCAATTCAACCAACCGGCACACCCGTCCGGCGGAACCGCTTCGCCAGAGTGAGGGTGTGCCGCAGTGGCACATCGCGTCGCCGCCTTGGTCGGCCTATCGGAGGCTTTCAACGGCGAGTTTTTTGGACAGTGGCATGGAGGCCGCAGGCCATGGATGGCACCGCTTATCACGACTACGCTCTCGGCCGAGATTGCCCGAGCTTGGGCGGCCACCCCTCACGGCACCTGAAAACCATCGGCGTGAGCGGCGCCGTGGGCCAAACGACCACCAGCTATTTGATTCCCGGCGTGCTGGCGGCCGGTGGCTGCGCCACCGGAGTGCTGGGCAGACTGGGTTACTTCGACGGCTGCCGCTGGCGCACCGCCCCGGACGGCACGCCCTCGCCCGATTCGCTCGCCCAGTGGATGGCGAAGATGGTCGCCAATCGCTGCTCGCACGCCGTCTTGGAACTTGCCCACGACGCGTTGGCCGGACAGCTCCTGGCCAACATCGAGCTGGACGTGGCCTGCGTCACCGATGCGGGCCTTGGAAACGGCTTTGGCCCGCGGCCGAGGCGAGACGAGCGGACGGCGGCCGACCTGCTCGACTGCCTGGCGCCCGAGGGGTTTGCCATCGTCAACATCGACGACCCGGCGGCCGAAAGCGTGCTGGCGCGAATCGACGGGCCGGTGCTCACGGTGGGCATGACGCGACCGGCGGAGGTGACGGCCGAGGTCGTCGAGCGGTTTGCCGGCGAGCAGACGTTTCTGCTCTCGATCGAGAACGAAACCGTCCCCGTGCGGACGCGGCTGACGGGCAAAGAGAACGTCGTCAGCTGCCTGGTGGCGGCGGCGGTGGGGCTGGTGTACGGCATCGATCTGCCGGCGATCGTGCGTGGGCTGGAAGCCATCGAGCGCATCCCCGCACGCCTGGAAGGACTGGAACGCGATCGGACGAAGCGGGCAGCGTGAATGAGAACCAAGGAAAGGAACCATGTGAGAAGCTCCATCGTCAGCGTGCGGGTTTGCGGGAACCCAAGCGCTACCCTCCCTCCTGGGTTGGAGCATAAGCTTGTCGGGCCAGCGGTCTCTGGGTCGGCCGCTCCGGCAAGTGCTTCGCGATGGAGCTTCATTGACTGAGCACCGGAGCGGCGCTCGCCGCCGCTCCGGTTGCTCAGGGAACACCGCTGCCTCCGAGAGGGCGCACCGACGCCCTCTCGGACGGCGGCATTAGGCGAAAGGCGCCTGTCCCGTGTCGCGCACCTTTTCGTTGACAGGGTTCGCACCTGGGAGTGGGCGGCGAAACCACGGATGGCAGTTGCGCGCGAAGATACTTAGCCTTGCCGGAGAAAGCCCAAGCGGCCCGCGCCAAGCCGCCCGCTGGGAAACCGGTGAATCATCCGGGCGACGCCGGCCGCCGACCGCGACGAAGTGTTTTGACGCCTCTATCGGGTGGTTCTGCGACAGATTCGTCGCAGAATCACCCATAATGGGTTGATTTCGGCGGATCGAGCCGGAAGCGACTGCGTGCCTTCCCGTCGCAAGCCTCTCCGCAGTTGCGCATCTTCGGTGTTGATTTCGGGGCTAAGGCTGGGTTGATTGTGGAAGTCATCCATGTCTCAAGGCATTTAGGGATAGTCGCTTGCGTTATGAAAACAGCTAAGGTAAGGTGGCTTTATCTCTTTTTGGTAAAACTGCTTTATCTCACGGAAATAGTATGGCCGATTGGAAGTTCTACGGACGAAGGGAGCAGCTTGCGGATTTGGAGCGAATGCTCGACCGGAAACGCTGGTTCTTTGCCAAGGTCACGGGTCGTCGCCGGATCGGCAAGACGACGCTCATTCAACAAGCAATGAAGGAACTCGGCAGCAAGCAGCCCGTGTTCTACGTTCAGATACCCGATTCTGAGCCAGCCGGTGTCCTCTCCGCAGTGAACGACGCCTTGGAAACATTCCAAGTACCTGTCGACCGGCATCCCCGCCCAAACGACCTTCTACAACTTGCGAAGTTGCTGGAGGCAATGGCTGAAGGCGGCTACATCCTCATCCTTGACGAGTTCCAATACTTCAATCGCAAGGGGTACGAGGAGTTCTGCTCGTACTTGCAGGCAAGCGTGGATCGGCTGGCAGCGAAGGCAGAACAGGTTCGAGGCGGGTTGCTCGTCCTTGGCTCCATCCACACGGAGATGGTTGCCTTACTCGAAGGTCGAACGGCTCCGCTCTACAACCGAGTCACCGATGCCATCCACCTCACCCATCTCGACATCGGCTCGATTCTGTCCATCCTTCAAGATCATGCTGAGCCGACCCCAGAGCGTCTGCTGTTCCTTTGGAACCTCTTCGAGGGAGTTCCCAAGTTCTACCGTGACTGTTACGAGCAAGATGTGCTTGCCGCCGAACGAAAGACTCTGCTGCGCCGCATCTTCTTTGAAAGTTCGTCGCCGCTTCGGTCGGAAGCTGAGAACTGGTTTCTGCGTGAACTGCGTGGCCGGTACGATGTGGTCTTGAAGTTCGTGGCCCGCAATCCGGGGCGAAGGCACAAGGAATTGGTTCAAGCAATTCGAGAGGCCAGCGGGACCGCCGACACGCAAGTCGGCGGCTATTTGAAGGTTCTCATCGAGCGATTCGGGCTGATCGAACGCAAGTTGCCGGTGTTCGCCAAACCAGAAGCGAAGCGCAGCCGCTACTATGTCACCGACAATTTTCTCCGTTCGTGGCTGGCGGCCTTGGCGAATCCCGTTTCTGCGATCGCGTTTCGACCACTTGACGATCTGATTGATGAAGCCGATCAGCGACTCGAAGCTGTCGAAGGTGGCTCACTGGAGAAACTGGCCGGCCAACTTTACGAGGAACGGAGCCGCAAGGGAATTGGCGATTTTCCGATCACGCATCGAGTGCAAGGATTCTGGGACAAGGCCGACACCGAGATTGATCTTGTGGCCTTCAATGAAACGACCGAATCCATTCGCTTCGGCTCGTGCAAACGGTCCCCCAAGAGGCTGATGGCCGACGTGAACAACTTTAAGCGGCACGTTGAGCGTTTTCTTCGAACGATGCCCAAATATCAGGGGTGGACGAAGCAGTTCGTTGGCATCTCACCTGTCTTGGACGCCGAACAACGGGCGTTCCTGACCGACCACGACATCCTTCCACAGGATTTGAGTACGCTAACACTCGGCTTGAATTGAGCGCAGACCGTCATTTCCGGTCAAAGCCCTTAAAGTGAACCGGGAAGATGGAAAAAGTCCAATTCTCACGAAGCCGGGCGCGGGCCGGTGAGTCATCCGGGCGACGCCGGCCGCCGACCGCGACCACAACCGTTCTCCAAGATATTCCCGTCCGGTCCGATCAGCATGTAGTCGAGATAGCCTTGAAGACCGAGTTGCCGGTAGGCGTTGACGATTCGCCCGTCCGGATGGTCGACGACAATGGGAAACACAAGCCCCTGCTGCTTGCAGTGTTCGCGCACGGCTTCGGGCGTCGGTGTTGAGCCATGCGGCGCCGTCCAATTCGAGGGCCGGCTGACCGCGCATGCCGGCGGGATACTTCGCCTGCCGTCGGGCGGCGGATTTCTGGTGCAAGGCAGCGGTCGACCGGTTGTCTTCCATGCTCAGCAGCTCGTCGGCCGACGACGTTCGGTCCGGACTGCAAATCTATCCATCTCCGCCCGATGCTCAGGGAACTTGGCGAGGAGTACGGAATTTCCTTGACCTTGCGGAAATCGCGGCTACGATAAGCAAATGCTCGCTAGCTTGCGCTCTGTCAGCCGTCGATTGACTGGTTCGGGGTGAGTGCAGGGTGGGACGGGTGGGAGCGAGCTTGCGAGCGCCGGCCCACCACGGAGGAAACCGACCATCGGTGGGCCGGCGCTCGCAAGCTCGCTGGTCCCACCCTACGATAGGGGCCAGGCACATGGGCTGCCGAGCGGGTCCGGCAGCGTGGACTGGAGCTAACGTATGGCACGCCGCACCTCTTCGATCGTCGAGCAAATCGAACAGAGCCGACTGCTGTCCGACCGCGAACTCTCCGAGGCGCAAGTCGAAGTGGCCGGCCTGGCAAGTCTTTCGGACGCCGCCTACGTCAACCGCCTGGTCGAGTTCGGGCTGTTGACGGCCTGGCAGGGGCTGCAGTTGCTGGCCGGACGCACGTCCTTTTTCGTGGGCCCCTACAAGCTCCTGCAGCGGATCGGGCACGGCGGCGCCGCGGCCGTCTACAAGGCCCAGCACACCACGATCGGCCAAATCGTGGCCCTGAAGGTGTTTCCCACGTCGTTGTCGCAAGTCCGCGACGCCGCCGCGCGGTTCCGCCGGGAGACCGAGGCCTCGGTGCGCGTCAACCACCCGCACGTGGTTTCAGGCTACGGCAGCAAGTGTTTCGACGGCCGCGGCGTACTGATCATGGAGTTCGTCAACGGCGACGACCTGTCCCGCTGGCTGAAGCGCTGCGGGTCGCTGCCGATCGACTGGTGCTGCGAGGCCGCCCGGCAGGCCGCCTTGGGGTTGGGGCACATTCACCAGCGAGGTCTCGTGCATCGCGACATCAAGCCCAGCAATGTTTTGGCCGTCGGCGCCTCCGGCCGCGAGACGCCGCACGTCAAGGTCGCCGACCTGGGAGCCGCCAATATCAAGTACAACGAGGCGTTGTCGTCGCAGACGCAACTCACCGCGCTGGGAACCCTGCTCGGCACGCCCAACTATATGTCGCCGGAGCAGATCGAAGACGGCCACGGCGCCGATCCCCGCTCGGACATTTTCAGCCTGGGTTGCACGCTTTTCAAGCTATTGAGCAACGAACTGCCCTGGACGGGAGCGACGCTTGAGGAGCGTCTGAAGGCCAGGATGAAGCAACCTCCCTTGCGCGTCCGGCAATTCCGCCGCGACATACCGCCGCGCATCGAGCAAATCATCGAGGCGATGCTGGCGCGTCGGCCCGAAAACCGTCCTGCTTCGGCCGACGAGGTCGCCGGCGAGCTGGCGGCTTTTGCGCGGTCGAAAGGGGCTGAGTCGCCGACGGCAGCCGTGGCCAATCCCGCGGCACCATCACCGGCGGAACCGTGGCCGCCGATTTTGCGCATCCGTGGTCGCGAACCCGAGACGGTGGTGCTCCCGCCCGCGCCGCCGGTGACGGTGCAGACGCCGCTGGAATGGCGGCTGCTGCGCGAGTCGCTGCAGGGGCCGCCGCAGACGTCCGTCATGCGCGAGCAGGACACGGTCGTCGTGGGCCGGGGGCGCGACTGCCATATCCGCGTCCGCGATGTCCAGGTGTCGCGACGCCACTGCCAGTTTGCCTGGCGCAACGGAGGCTGGCAGATCGAGGATCTGGGAAGCCAGAACGGCACCTATGTGAACGGGCTAAGTGCCACGACCTGCGAGCTGAACAGCGGCGATCAGATCCGCATCGGCTCGACCCGGCTTTGGATTGTGGCCGTTTGCGCCGTCGATGCGGTGGCCGCCGCCGGCAGCGCCAGGCCCGGCCGACGCGGGGGCCCGGCGACGGCTTAGCCCGGATGATTCAGGCTTTCCCGGAGGGCGATTTGCCGCTCTGCGCAGGACGCTTCAACCAGCCGACAATGTCTCCGCGGCTGTGCAGGCCCAGCTTGCGCAGGATGCTGTTGATCTGCGTGCGGACCGTGTGCGGGCTGCGGTGCAGGAAACGGCCCAACTCCTCGTTGTCCAGGTAGCCCCGGCTGATCCAGACCATCAACTCGAGTTCGGCCGGCGAGATATGTTCGCAGAGCACCTGCCGCCGGCTGGCCTGGGGCACCAGGCCGATCGTCGGGTCGTCGCTGGGCAAGCCGCTCAGCAAATCGTCCTCCTCCCTAGGAGATTCGTCGGCGAGCTGCCCCGCGACGACCTGAATCTCCACGTTGCCTCCCAGGTTGATCAGGTCGCCCGGCACGAGCTTGACCTGGGGAAGCCGATCGACCCACACCAGGTTGATGCGGGTCCCCACGCGCGAGCCAAGATCGCGGATCCAGAAACCGCGATGATCGCGCCAAACTTCGGCGTGTTTGCGCGAGACCGACCGGAACTGCGCGGGTACCGGGATGTCGACGTCGTCGGCCCGGCCAATCACCTTAGCGCGCTCTTCGATCGCGTGGCACCAGCCGCCCGTGGGGTGATTGGTCAGAATCAAGGACGCGCTGGCGGTGGGTGGAGTGGCTTTGACTTCTGGCACGCGTATTCCCGCCGCCAAATTCCGGTGAAACAGCAACCTCGAACGCGCCCGCCAGTATACCTAAAAGTGGGGACATGGCAAGCTAGCCGACGATTTGCCGGTAATAAGCCAGCGACCGCTGCAGGCCTTCCTGAAAGCCGACGCGGGGCTGATAGCCAAGGATGCTTTGCGCGGCGCGGATATCGGCCAGGCTCTCGCGAATGTCACCGGCGCGGGGCGGCGCGTGGAGCGGTTCCACCGCCGTGCCGAGCAGGCGGTTCAACTCGGCCAGCAGATCGAGCAAGCTGGTGGAGCGGCCATTGGCCACGTTGAACACGCGGCCGCTGGCTCCCGCCGCATCCGCCGCGCAAAGGTTCCCTTGCACCACATTGTCAACATAGGTGAAATCCCGCGACTGATGCCCGTCCCCGAAGACCGTCGGACGCCGGCCTGCCAGCAATGCCGTGATGAACAGCGGAATCACGGCCGAATAGGGGCTGTTGGGATCCTGCCGGGGCCCGAAGACGTTGAAGTAACGGAGAACCACCGTTTCCAGTCCGTAGGTGGCGGTGAACGCCTGGCAATAATACTCGCCCGCCAGCTTGGCCGCGCCGTAGGGCGAGATGGGAGCCGGAAGATCGCCCTCCGACTTCGGCGACTTGACCTGTTCGCCATAGGCGCTGCTGGAGCCGGCGTAAACCACGCGCCGCACGCCCGCTCGTCGGGCGGCATCGAGCAGCGCCACGGTGCCCGTCACACAGGCCGCATTGGTGTCCAGCGGGGCTTCGACGCTGCGCGGGACCGAGGCCAGGGCGGCCTGGTGGAAAACGCAGTCGACGCCCGCCACGGCGCGGGCCACCAACTCGCGGTCGTTCAGATCGCCGTGCAGAAACTCCACCCGATCGCCGCCGGCGGGCAAGTTCTCGCGATGACCGGTGCTGAGGTTATCGAGCACGCGGACCCGATCTCCGCGCTCGACCAGGGCCGCAGCGATATGAGAACCGATGAAGCCGGCACCGCCGGTAACCAGGAATGTTCGCATACGGGAAAGTGTACGCCGGCTCTTTGCGCTGTCAAACGTTGTTGGGCAGACCGGATGCCGCTCGCCAGGCGGGGCTGCTAGACTGAAGGGAAGAGCCCGCACATGTACCGACTCCTCAATGAGCTGTTGCGCCCTTACACGCTGTTGCTGATCGTCGTGGCGTTCAGCGCAGTCTGGGCCTGGCGGCGGCGAGCGAGTCGCTGGGCTCCGCGGGTGCTGCTGGCGGCCGTGGCCGGATTGCTGTTGCCGTCGATTCCCGCCGTCAGCGACCTGGGCTTCGCCAGCTTGGAAGCTCAAACCGTTCCGCTGACGGTGTTGCCCGCCGACACGGCGGCGATGGTGGTCCTGTCGGGAGGGATTTTGCCGCCGACGGCCAAGCAGCCGCGCGCCCTGCCTGGCGAAGACACGCTCTACCGCTGCCTGAGCGCGGCGGAACTCTATCGCGGCAAACCATGCCTCGTCGTCGTCAGCGGCGGGACCGTCGCTCCCGAGGACGGTGCGCCCCCCGTGGCGGAGGTGATGCGGGAGTTTCTCGTGCGGCTGGGCGTCAACTCCGACGACCTCCTTGTGGAAGACCGTTCGACGACCACCTATGAGAATGCCGTCGAGAGCCGGCGCGTGCTCGAGCGTCTGGGGCGGCGACGGATTGTATTGGTCACCGACGCGCTGCACATGCCGCGGGCCGCCGCCTGCTTCCGCCACGTCGGCCTGGAAGTGACCGAGGCCCCCTGCCGTTTCATCACCGGCAAGTCCGACTGGTCGCCAGGCCGTTTTCTGCCCAGCTCGGGCGCGGCACGCGGCAGCGAGCGCGTGATGCATGAATGGCTGGGGGTGGTCTGGTATTGGCTGCAAGGCAGAATGTAAACTGAGGTCAAAGCGTTCGTCGTCGTTCAGGATGTCCACGATGGAAAACTGGTACTGTGAAGTGCTGTTCACGGAGCTCGGCCCCTTGTCGTGGGACCAACTCCGCGAGTGGGCGTCGCGCGGCACGCTGCGGCCGAAGGACCGCGTGCGGCAGGCAAGTGGCGGCTGGCGCGTGGCCGCGGACGTCGAGGGTCTGTTCATTGCGCCCTCCGCGACCGACTCGACCGATTTCGAAGTCGATGCCGCAACGCCGCCCAAGCCGGCCGACGACGATTTCGATTTCGACGTTTCCACGCCGTAGGCCAGCCGCGCGTCAGAAGCGGACCGGTCTGCGCCGAGGTGGCGCCCGCCTTACGGCGCGGCGACCGCTGGTTCGGCGCAGGAAGCAGCGATGCCGGTCCCGTCGTGGAACCGCGCGCAATTGCGGCCGGAATCCTTCGCCGCATAGAGCGCCCGGTCGGCCCGCTCTTTCAGATCGCAGGCGTTCTCACCGGGCAGCACCTCCGCGGCGCCGAAGCTGGCCGTGACGCACAACCGTTGGCCGTTGGTCTGCACCGTCGTAAACTCAATCGCCTTGCGATACCCCGCGACGCACTGCTCGGCCTTTCCGAGCGTCGTGTGCGTCAGCAGAAGGGCGAACTCTTCGCCGCCGATACGGGCCACGAAATCCGTGCTGCGGCGCCGCTCGGAGACCACCTTGGCGATGGCTGCCAGTACGGCGTCGCCCGCGGCGTGACCGTAATTGTCGTTGAACGACTTGAATTTGTCGACGTCGAAGATCACCATCACGAACTCTTCGCCGTAGCGTTGGTGACGCCCGAAGAGTTCGACGAGACGCTCCTCGAATGCGCGGCGGTTCGGCAATTGGGTGAGGCAATCGTGGCGGGATTCGGCCGACAACCGCTGGAGCGTGGCGCACTGGACTGCCAGCCGCTCCTGGGCCGAAGCGAGATCGCGACGGAGACCGCTGTTGGCTTCGACGAGCTCGTTGACTCGGGCCGTCAGCTCCGTCCTGAGCACGGCCGTCATGTCGTTCTCGCGCTCGGTGAGTTGCGCGCCCATATCCGCGATGTTCGCGCCTTCGATGCCGACCCGCGCCAGCGTGTCGCTCAGGACGCCCTGATAATCACCCAACAGCCCGTCGCGCGACTTGACGGCGTCGGATTGCTCGTCGCCGGAGGACGGTTTTGAAACACCGAACCGGCAGTAGCCCAGCGCGGCGGCCAAAAGGACGCTTTGAATGACGACGATAGACGCCAGCACCGCGATGATCATGTCAAGCATCGGCCCTTTCGTAGGGCCCCTCGTCGCATTTTCGAACGTCCGATGGCTCGTCGCCAAACCGCGCCGACTCGCCCTCTCGGACGCGATGCCCACTCGTCAGCGTTAACCGAACTGTAGGTTATGCCTGGGAGGCTGGGACCTCGGCACGTTGCCGTGTTTCCGCCCGTAGCGATTACAACGGTCAGGGCCGCACGGCGGCGTTGAACCGGCAACCTCCGCGCGGCGGGAAGCGAGCTACACTCTTGTTAGTGGTACCTAGTCCCAAGCTCCATGCGGACCGACCGATGTTGCCGGGAACCGAGAAGCAACCGCCCCCGCTGACGCCGGAAAAGGACACCCTCGACGCGCTGGACCGCATCTCCGAGTTCGAAACGGAGAAGCTCCTGCGCCCGCCGGCGGCGATCGCCGCGTTCGTACGCAGAATCGTACGCGGGGCCGAGTATTACGTCGGGCCCGAGCTGCGACGCGAGCCGCGGTATGCGGTGAGTCTGCCGGTGGCCGGGGTGCCGGTCGATGCCTCGCTGAAAAAAGCGGGCGACGCGTTCATCGCCTTGACGCGCGACATCTCCAGCAGTGGGATCGCCATGTACCATACCCGGCGCGTCTCCGAAGGGTTCTTGGCCTTGGAAATCAAATCGGCCTCGGGTGACAAGCTCCGCGTACTGGCGGAAGTGCTGCGATGCACTCCGGTCGGTCTGTTTTACGAGATCGCAGCGAAGTTCGTCTCCCGGCTCGACGACTGATGGCGACGGCTGCCAGTCAGGATGCCGCAGGACAGGGCGAGTTGTGCCAGCCGCTACGGACCACTTCCGCCGA
This genomic interval from Pirellulales bacterium contains the following:
- a CDS encoding Mur ligase family protein: MDGTAYHDYALGRDCPSLGGHPSRHLKTIGVSGAVGQTTTSYLIPGVLAAGGCATGVLGRLGYFDGCRWRTAPDGTPSPDSLAQWMAKMVANRCSHAVLELAHDALAGQLLANIELDVACVTDAGLGNGFGPRPRRDERTAADLLDCLAPEGFAIVNIDDPAAESVLARIDGPVLTVGMTRPAEVTAEVVERFAGEQTFLLSIENETVPVRTRLTGKENVVSCLVAAAVGLVYGIDLPAIVRGLEAIERIPARLEGLERDRTKRAA
- a CDS encoding GGDEF domain-containing protein, with protein sequence MLDMIIAVLASIVVIQSVLLAAALGYCRFGVSKPSSGDEQSDAVKSRDGLLGDYQGVLSDTLARVGIEGANIADMGAQLTERENDMTAVLRTELTARVNELVEANSGLRRDLASAQERLAVQCATLQRLSAESRHDCLTQLPNRRAFEERLVELFGRHQRYGEEFVMVIFDVDKFKSFNDNYGHAAGDAVLAAIAKVVSERRRSTDFVARIGGEEFALLLTHTTLGKAEQCVAGYRKAIEFTTVQTNGQRLCVTASFGAAEVLPGENACDLKERADRALYAAKDSGRNCARFHDGTGIAASCAEPAVAAP
- a CDS encoding ATP-binding protein; translation: MADWKFYGRREQLADLERMLDRKRWFFAKVTGRRRIGKTTLIQQAMKELGSKQPVFYVQIPDSEPAGVLSAVNDALETFQVPVDRHPRPNDLLQLAKLLEAMAEGGYILILDEFQYFNRKGYEEFCSYLQASVDRLAAKAEQVRGGLLVLGSIHTEMVALLEGRTAPLYNRVTDAIHLTHLDIGSILSILQDHAEPTPERLLFLWNLFEGVPKFYRDCYEQDVLAAERKTLLRRIFFESSSPLRSEAENWFLRELRGRYDVVLKFVARNPGRRHKELVQAIREASGTADTQVGGYLKVLIERFGLIERKLPVFAKPEAKRSRYYVTDNFLRSWLAALANPVSAIAFRPLDDLIDEADQRLEAVEGGSLEKLAGQLYEERSRKGIGDFPITHRVQGFWDKADTEIDLVAFNETTESIRFGSCKRSPKRLMADVNNFKRHVERFLRTMPKYQGWTKQFVGISPVLDAEQRAFLTDHDILPQDLSTLTLGLN
- a CDS encoding DUF4339 domain-containing protein, with the translated sequence MENWYCEVLFTELGPLSWDQLREWASRGTLRPKDRVRQASGGWRVAADVEGLFIAPSATDSTDFEVDAATPPKPADDDFDFDVSTP
- a CDS encoding YdcF family protein translates to MYRLLNELLRPYTLLLIVVAFSAVWAWRRRASRWAPRVLLAAVAGLLLPSIPAVSDLGFASLEAQTVPLTVLPADTAAMVVLSGGILPPTAKQPRALPGEDTLYRCLSAAELYRGKPCLVVVSGGTVAPEDGAPPVAEVMREFLVRLGVNSDDLLVEDRSTTTYENAVESRRVLERLGRRRIVLVTDALHMPRAAACFRHVGLEVTEAPCRFITGKSDWSPGRFLPSSGAARGSERVMHEWLGVVWYWLQGRM
- a CDS encoding protein kinase, which encodes MARRTSSIVEQIEQSRLLSDRELSEAQVEVAGLASLSDAAYVNRLVEFGLLTAWQGLQLLAGRTSFFVGPYKLLQRIGHGGAAAVYKAQHTTIGQIVALKVFPTSLSQVRDAAARFRRETEASVRVNHPHVVSGYGSKCFDGRGVLIMEFVNGDDLSRWLKRCGSLPIDWCCEAARQAALGLGHIHQRGLVHRDIKPSNVLAVGASGRETPHVKVADLGAANIKYNEALSSQTQLTALGTLLGTPNYMSPEQIEDGHGADPRSDIFSLGCTLFKLLSNELPWTGATLEERLKARMKQPPLRVRQFRRDIPPRIEQIIEAMLARRPENRPASADEVAGELAAFARSKGAESPTAAVANPAAPSPAEPWPPILRIRGREPETVVLPPAPPVTVQTPLEWRLLRESLQGPPQTSVMREQDTVVVGRGRDCHIRVRDVQVSRRHCQFAWRNGGWQIEDLGSQNGTYVNGLSATTCELNSGDQIRIGSTRLWIVAVCAVDAVAAAGSARPGRRGGPATA
- a CDS encoding FHA domain-containing protein, producing the protein MPEVKATPPTASASLILTNHPTGGWCHAIEERAKVIGRADDVDIPVPAQFRSVSRKHAEVWRDHRGFWIRDLGSRVGTRINLVWVDRLPQVKLVPGDLINLGGNVEIQVVAGQLADESPREEDDLLSGLPSDDPTIGLVPQASRRQVLCEHISPAELELMVWISRGYLDNEELGRFLHRSPHTVRTQINSILRKLGLHSRGDIVGWLKRPAQSGKSPSGKA
- a CDS encoding SDR family oxidoreductase; this translates as MRTFLVTGGAGFIGSHIAAALVERGDRVRVLDNLSTGHRENLPAGGDRVEFLHGDLNDRELVARAVAGVDCVFHQAALASVPRSVEAPLDTNAACVTGTVALLDAARRAGVRRVVYAGSSSAYGEQVKSPKSEGDLPAPISPYGAAKLAGEYYCQAFTATYGLETVVLRYFNVFGPRQDPNSPYSAVIPLFITALLAGRRPTVFGDGHQSRDFTYVDNVVQGNLCAADAAGASGRVFNVANGRSTSLLDLLAELNRLLGTAVEPLHAPPRAGDIRESLADIRAAQSILGYQPRVGFQEGLQRSLAYYRQIVG
- a CDS encoding PilZ domain-containing protein, which translates into the protein MLPGTEKQPPPLTPEKDTLDALDRISEFETEKLLRPPAAIAAFVRRIVRGAEYYVGPELRREPRYAVSLPVAGVPVDASLKKAGDAFIALTRDISSSGIAMYHTRRVSEGFLALEIKSASGDKLRVLAEVLRCTPVGLFYEIAAKFVSRLDD